Proteins encoded by one window of Candidatus Melainabacteria bacterium:
- a CDS encoding tetratricopeptide repeat protein, whose product MTKFLKSYVWVPGLIGILVYFQSIWYESAWGDDQLTISPISKDFSLMLKNFYDNSSVPGLHFCPLYFFQCYLINFIFGKNAFPLGFHLYSIILHAISCILATVIFYKITRNKIVSIIAISLWTVHPLNVEIITRLGCGPAQLASGTFCLAFMFCVLKIKEVKHITAKVGLIIFSILFFLFSMTTHEQYIFFPFVALLVCFYLEGKKIFQNRKYIIQLILPLVIIYPIYLVWRYFACGGTLYETSDELIKWTEVGSLKDILFRAFWLAPQLIVHYFRLFFFPDFLAESQADWFKVGGSVLNLYSIFCQVIITTILVSGVFLYKKVPLYSIGVFWFFITMIPVVQVVPLYVMIDEHYCYVSVIGIMLMVYSVLEKYLNKVKAWILVAIFGIIFGLLLWRTELYISTVKDKLTHLIYLAKEAPPWLKVQQIALALVQAKEENRINELPDWLTSRAIQEGFHTWLSMYLNMQPDLSLKYGPMQVSYNYAFYRSLLRYLCYNNAFKDVNILIDQSLKVKNNWFGFYQLSKFLLEIGYYEKAWHSLVKAINLNPQLKVPYSIDFIEIVKKTNKFNEAENIVKNYINIKPKSSHPYLFAGLFYKEFGKTKEALSCFKKGISKDKIVSINDTGLYFVAADLFIKSHRFNLARETFKIISSINPFDKRPRKMLLIVRNLEKKYNYQNKTKN is encoded by the coding sequence GTGACAAAATTTTTAAAAAGCTATGTGTGGGTGCCAGGGTTAATAGGGATATTAGTATATTTTCAAAGTATTTGGTATGAAAGTGCCTGGGGAGATGATCAGCTTACTATCAGTCCTATCTCGAAAGATTTTAGTCTAATGTTAAAAAATTTTTATGACAATAGCAGTGTTCCAGGATTACATTTTTGTCCGCTATATTTTTTCCAGTGCTATTTAATTAATTTTATTTTTGGCAAGAATGCATTTCCACTTGGTTTTCATTTATATTCTATTATTTTACATGCTATCTCTTGTATTCTTGCCACAGTGATTTTTTATAAAATAACCAGGAACAAAATAGTTTCAATAATTGCAATTAGTCTCTGGACAGTACATCCATTGAATGTGGAAATAATAACAAGACTTGGTTGTGGACCAGCACAACTTGCAAGTGGTACTTTTTGTCTGGCTTTTATGTTTTGTGTCTTAAAGATTAAAGAGGTCAAGCATATAACAGCAAAGGTTGGCTTAATTATTTTTAGTATTTTATTTTTTTTATTCTCTATGACTACACATGAGCAATATATTTTCTTCCCGTTTGTTGCATTGTTGGTTTGTTTTTATCTTGAGGGTAAAAAGATATTTCAGAACAGAAAATATATAATCCAGTTAATTCTCCCTTTAGTAATAATTTATCCAATATATTTAGTTTGGAGATATTTTGCATGTGGAGGAACATTATATGAAACATCAGATGAATTAATAAAGTGGACAGAAGTTGGATCTTTAAAAGATATTCTTTTTAGAGCTTTTTGGCTTGCTCCTCAGTTAATTGTTCATTATTTTAGATTATTTTTCTTTCCTGATTTTTTAGCTGAGTCACAAGCAGACTGGTTTAAGGTAGGCGGATCTGTATTGAACCTATACAGTATTTTCTGTCAGGTGATCATAACTACGATACTAGTCAGCGGAGTATTTTTATACAAAAAGGTTCCCTTATATTCAATTGGAGTTTTTTGGTTTTTTATCACAATGATACCAGTGGTCCAGGTAGTACCTCTGTATGTAATGATAGATGAACATTATTGTTATGTAAGTGTGATAGGGATAATGCTTATGGTTTATAGCGTGTTAGAAAAATATTTGAACAAGGTAAAAGCTTGGATATTAGTAGCAATATTTGGGATAATATTTGGATTACTTTTATGGAGAACAGAGTTATATATTTCTACGGTGAAAGATAAGCTAACTCATCTTATATATCTTGCAAAAGAAGCACCTCCCTGGCTTAAGGTACAGCAAATAGCTTTAGCCTTAGTACAAGCAAAAGAAGAAAATAGAATTAATGAACTTCCTGACTGGTTAACTAGTAGAGCTATACAAGAAGGATTTCATACATGGCTTAGTATGTATTTAAATATGCAACCGGATCTCTCTTTAAAATATGGACCTATGCAAGTTAGCTATAACTATGCTTTCTACAGAAGTCTTTTACGGTATCTTTGTTATAATAATGCTTTTAAAGATGTGAATATCTTAATTGATCAGTCTTTAAAAGTAAAAAATAATTGGTTTGGTTTCTATCAACTTTCAAAATTTCTCTTAGAGATTGGTTACTATGAAAAAGCTTGGCATTCATTAGTTAAAGCAATAAACTTAAATCCTCAGCTTAAAGTTCCTTATAGTATAGATTTTATAGAGATTGTAAAAAAAACCAACAAATTCAATGAAGCAGAGAACATAGTTAAAAACTATATAAATATAAAACCTAAATCTTCTCATCCGTATCTTTTTGCAGGATTATTTTATAAAGAGTTTGGGAAAACAAAAGAAGCTCTGTCTTGTTTTAAAAAAGGAATATCAAAAGATAAAATTGTTAGCATTAATGATACTGGTTTATATTTTGTGGCAGCTGACTTATTTATTAAAAGTCACAGGTTTAATCTAGCAAGGGAAACTTTTAAAATAATTAGTTCCATTAATCCTTTTGATAAGAGGCCACGTAAAATGTTATTAATTGTTAGAAATCTTGAAAAGAAGTACAATTATCAAAATAAAACTAAAAATTAA